TGTTCAGTTTTGCTGAGCGTGTACTTTTTAGTTAAAAGTATATGTTTTTCCTTGATCCCCTCACCCAATTCGCCTCCTTTCTCTACTTTTATCCTCTTTAAAGTGTTTGATTGATTTGacattccaaatttcagatatttattgcaccttttttctcttttgtaGATttctaaacttcaaaaaattccaaccaCACACAATGTATCTGGTCGCCTTACAACTCCCGTTTTAAACAACAATTTCACTTAtattaatcaatatttttggtaTTCTTCTTGTTGAATAGACTACTTTACTTGTGCCcttccatttctttttttgcgaCAACCAACCCGTATAGTCTTACGAACCACGTTTTACTGTGTTGTGATATGTATAATACTTTTGAGACACACCAATTCAACTATAGCAATAAACTTTAGGAAAATCACAAATATCTCGCACGCAGGTCTCGTTTTCAAAATGGAATTGGATTCGGTGAAGCAGCAACAACAGCAGAACGCTTGCTGTGAATATATTCTACCAATTAAGAAGCGACGGTGTAAGATGCTGGTGAAAAAGGGAAATCGGTTCTGTGGAGAGCATTCAATTCACGATCAGAATAACACTGATCGTATGGTTTGCCCGAATGATGGAAAACATACGATTCTGAAGGCAGATCTAGAGATTCATCTGACAAGGTGTAATTCTAGAATCAGAGATGCAGAATATATCAAAATTGATGCAAATTCtattcgtggcgagaccaaacGCACCGATAAAATTGATCGAAGAGCCACTGAAGATGAGATTTGTACCACTGTGCACAAGATCTGGAAGTGCTATGAGACGGATGTAATGGATCGTTTGATTGTTGAGCAACAAAGAAATGAGCTCGTCGAGCAAAATATCGCACAAAATTCAGATCTGAACAACACGAAAAAGAAGCAATTATACCAGATTTCGTCTATTTTAGGTTTTATAAAATGCATTtccattttaataattttcttttcaggtCACATCGAATCCACAGGGCTACTTCCAACTTGCTCCAAATCTTGCATGTTCGAGCTCGGAGCTGGAAAAGGTCAACTAGCTTATTGGATCTCCAAAGCAGCGCCAAATGGAAATTATATTCTCATGGATCGCTCTGGATCACGAAATAAATTTGATACTGCTGCATTTCGAGAGAATCCGAATTTATCAATGAAACGCTTCCGATGCTCAATTGAACATATGGACTTGAGCAAGATTGATGAGCTGAAGGTGagttttacagtttttatccaaaaaaatctttatctTTTTTTAGAACTCTGAAAAGATTTTGGCAATctgtaaacatttttgtggAAGCGCGACAGACGCTGGAATTCGATCGTTGATGAATAGTGGTCTACAATTCAACGCTGCACTTCTGATCCCTTGTTGCCATCACAAATCGCGATTCGCAGAATATGGAGGAcatgattttttggagaaatggGAAATGAATGATGAAGCTTCGTTTGCTGCACTTCGATATATTGCATCGTTTGCAACAAATGGAGCAGTTGATACAGAAGCAACTGAAGGATGGAAGTCAATTCATCCGCCATTAGAGCTTGGACGAAGAGCGAAAGCCATCCTTGAAATCGGACGAGCAATTTGGCTGGAAAGTGTTGGATTCAAGACGAGAGTTGTAGAATACGTGCCGCCAGAAGTATCACcggaaaatttattgattttagcTTTGAAATAAGATCACGCATTTAATAAAAtgatttgtaatattttttaataaatagatcgaaacaaattgaacatttaatcaaataaatatacaaaattttattaatttcgaacaaaaattagaatcTATGCGATACCTACACATTCTAAACCACGCGCCTTTAAATAGTACGGTGGgatatttgacaaaaattgttattatttgaattacctCGCAAATCTCTTGGCGTTTTTCGCGTGCACGAGAAACGCGCAAGCAAAGAATTTGATTGCGCTTTGTCAGAttagtatttattttattttctttttcactttaaatTCAATCCTATGGCTTTGTTCTGCACGTTTTTGAATtagttttgtttcttttttcaggtaaaatgaaatttctacTCCGTGCCTCCTCACTTGCCGGTCAATCACTTCGATTCGCCTCTCAAAGACCGAAGGTGTTTTTCGACGTGAGTATTGGAGAAGAACCAGCAGGACGTGTCACCATGGAGTTGTTCAACGATGTTGTCCCAAAAACAGCAGAGAATTTCCGCGCATTGTGCACCGGTGAGAAGGGCGTCGGAGAGCAAGGAGTTGCACTTCACTTCAAGGGATCAAAATTCCACAGAATCATTCCAGAGTTCATGATTCAGgtaatttttagtttcgaaCTATGagttttaactatttttcattaacATTATTCAATTCTTCAGGGAGGAGATTTCACTCGCCACAACGGAACTGGTGGTGAATCAATCTACGGAAATAAATTCAAGGACGAGAATTTCGATCTTAAGCACACCGGACCAGGATGCCTTTCAATGGCCAACGCTGGACCAAACACCAACGGATCTCAGTTTTTCATTTGCACAGTCGACACTCCATGGCTTGATGGAGGTCACGTCGTTTTCGGACAAGTCACCGACGGCATGTCTGTTGTGAAGAAGATCGAAAAGATGGGATCCCGATCCGGAGCCCCAGCCAAGACTGTCACAATCGCCGATTGCGGAGAGTTGAAGAGCGAGTAacttcattgttttttttgtttcaaaaatatttttcattagcGTTAGCaaattgttattattttttaattaattgtttttaattagtaaagttttagttttttttcgaaaaataactggaaaaaattaagtcTTACAGATTTATTTTCTACCAGAAAAGTGAAAAGCAAAAGCAATGGTCTATAAAAATTCACCAGAAGACTCAATATCATCTGCCGATGTACAATATTCACACGTCTTCGCacaaattttacgaaaaagtGGAGAATAGGCTCTATGTGTGCACAACTTCTGATTCCTCTCACAATCTGATGCTCGATCCACGCATTCTGCAGTATCAGTCATTTCCGAtgagatattttcaattcttttcgAGAACCTTCGCGGTTTCTTTTCCATGAACGTCGTGGGAGTTGTTGCATTTCTCAGAAGATCAATCACATTGTCAACTATTTTCAactcttccaatttttgaacagttttttcacccatttctaaatatttcagaatatgTTTAAACAGGTCGGAAGAAGCTTACTGGATTTCAAATGCGAAATATGAATTTCCCGGCTATCCTCTGTTTCCTCTTCTTCGTACTCGTCATCGtcaacacaaaatttgcaggTTTTTGCACATCTGAAAttgcatttaaaaagttaataatACACTAATTGGCCTCGacgcgacaaatttttgttaattttaatggtgcgtccatagtctgcggaaaacgggaatttcccgcgtgcggaagcgtccatagtctgcggaaaaaccGGAGTtcctcgcttttttttttcctcaaagttcaaaaaagtaggagtggccaaccaatcagctgttgtttcttgttttcccattgctcagcttaaaattttacagcccCTAATTGGTTGAACACGcccactattttgaaattgaccaaTAACAAAGCGAGAAActccttgtttttttccgcagactatggacgcttcCGCAAGCGGGAATTTcccgttttccgcagactatggacgcaccaTAAAAGGCGTGCGCTTTTCAAGAGTACTATAATTCGGGTTTTCTGGGGAATTTTGATcgatttttacagttttttagttaaaaagaaaactctattaaaaaaattttttttaaacaaaaactgaaaaatcaatgaaaacaGAATACATGtttaaattacagtactccttaaaacCGCACGTgtttttacattgaaatttttacaagaaaatacATGTCGTGCcaagaccgggtaccgtattggcgcaaaattcctaaaatttgctgctggagaaaaatgagacaaaaactcactgtAAACTCATCATGCGTTTGTAGAACTTTCTCTGACAAAAATTGGCTCTATCTGCACAATCATCAGCTTCATCAATACATTTGAATGGTTTGATAATCTCATCTGTGGGTACTGTACTTGTAGTTGTTCCACCAGTTTTAGAATTAATACAATATCCACATGTAAGAGGACAAGCAATTTCCATAAGCTTCTGTTCTATTCGATTGGGTGATAAACATTTAACAGCAATCAATCTACAATCATGATGTGCAtctgcacatttttcagacaaaactgTATGGATAAATACTAGAGAAATGGATAAAAATAGCTGAAGCATTATTGAAAAGTATTCGAATAGACTATAGAAAGAGCACGACCCTTTTCGGGTGAAGAGATTCCATTTTTGTTTGTCCAGAGTTCAGATTCGAATAGAAAGAAATGTACAAAAGAGTGAGCGTGCATCGAAAAGAACAACAGTAGCACTTGTTTGTACAATTGGTTTACATCTAAACGCGGGTTCAacagaaactttttgttttggacTAAAggtttcttcaaaatatgaaGTTTTTCGGATCCCTTTCAGGatccttttttccaaatttaatagacgggggggggggggggtgggaAACAACTACATCCAAGTTTTCAGCATTGTCAGCCACGGGTCGTTGTGGCTCAAGAGAGGCTCTCTTTTTGAAGGGAAAAATGTCCGAGAAACCCCATCCGCCTAGAGAACCTGGCACAAAGGAAAAATGAACAGCTAAACATTCAACGTGCAGCCGACGAAAATTGGGCTCGTGTCAGCGactgtatatatatatatgagaCGTGTGTGGTCAAGTGGGTAAGGGTAAGGCACAAGGTGCGGGTTCAATCCCCGCAGCGGCCACTATCGTTGTTATTCTGTTAAAACTCGACACTTTAGTTCAAAAACACACGTTGTTTTCCGagtgggtcccgccacgatcTCTACTACaaacaaaatatcaattttttctgaacctTGAAAACCTATAGGTCATATATGAAAATGTGActgcaagttttgaaaaacaattgttcaGTTTCATAAGTAAAGAATTAGCTTTCTGGATCCCTTTCGGGatccttttccaaaatttatgggCGGTAGGGCAGCGGATGTtgattctacaaaaaaattgcggaTGTTGTGAAAGCGGATGATTAGAAAGAAGCTCTCTTCTGAAAATGCCCCTCACCGCCTTGAGAACTTGAGATGTTCgattaatttgaaacttgatGTTAAAACCCTGCAGCCGACGAATATTGGTGTCGCGTGAGCGACAGTAGACACGCGCGGAGAAGATGAATTATTTGAGTAAAATCATTTTCTGTTTGAGTACATAACTATTATAGAGGATTTTACTTTCcagattaattttcaataatttttcgacaTGTCTCATGATTTTcggctttttgaaaactgaatttgtAGAATCCGAAACATCTGAAACATTGGAATGACAACTGGAAAATGACTTCCTAAAAACGGTATAGCAaccaattctacaaaaattagGCAATCTATCCCATGCTCACATTTCCCATGCTGACACTTTCtcccgtgcatacaaaattCTCATGCTTACGCCCAGTAGTTCGAGTACTCCCATGcctacaattaatttttctcctttttttccgttcccatgctgacattcccatacatacattttctcTCGTGCATACAAAATATTCTGATGCTTACATCCAGTAGTCGAAGTACTCCTATGCCTACAActcatttttcccttttttttcgttcccatgctgacattcccatacatacattttctcccgtgcatacaaaattCCCATGCTTACATCCAGTAGTCGAACGTTCCCATGCCGACATTCCCACACATACATTTGTTCCCAtacttacaaaaatgtattcccaTGCCGACATGGAGCATTTTTGTGCTCCATAAGAgcacaaagtcaatttttttgctcattttcattgtATTAGGCTTACTTGACAGCTTTCAGTTACAACtgatcgcttttttttttcaaaatgcattagTTCTCGATTATGAACAAGGAATCGAAGAAAGATGGGGATGACTGCCTatagagtaaaatttttttttgatcaaaaaaaatttttttttttgaaaattttttttctctctattttgtaGGATATAATTAATTCGGTGAATTCCACAActtcaaatgttcatattgCTGTTTCCGTGCAGTTATGAGTTTCGCAGTGCCTTAGgaacattccattttttgttgcattttgtagGAATTCGGAGCTATCTtataatttctacaaattagaaaatccatTTCGCATTATTTCATGTAACTTGAAcctattgcttcaaaaatagcaCAGAACGAATGTTGATTctgtttctttcattaaaaaatgtgctactgtgcattttttcccacttctacgactttaaaggcgcgcgcatttatacaaaatagtcccgtcattggtctcgccagcgctcaacaaatcaatgggatgcgCGTGGCGAGATTATTGCGCGAAAAttcgcgcgcctttaaagtcgtagaagtgggaaaaaatgcacagtagcacattttttaatgaaagaaacagAATCAACATTCGTTCTGTGCTATTTTTGAAGAGCAATAGGTTCAAGTTACATGAAATAATGCGAAatggattttctaatttgtagaaattataAGATAGCTCCGATTTCctacaaaatgcaacaaaaaatggaatgttcCTAATACACTGCGAAACTCATAACTGCACGAAAACAGcaatatgaacatttgaagTTGTGGAATTCACCGAATTAATTATATCCtacaaaatagagagaaaaaaatttttcaaaaaaaaattttttttgagcaaaaaaaaattttactctatAGGCAGTCATccccatttttcttcgattcctTGTTCATAATCGAGAActaatgcattttgaaaaaaaaagcgatcaGTTGTAACTGAAAGCTGTCACGTAAGCCTATTacaatgaaaatgagcaaaaaaattgactttgtgcTCTTCTGGAGCACAAAACTGTTCCATGTCGACAtgggaatacatttttgtaagtaTGGGAACAAATGTATGTATGGGAATGTCAGCAtaggaacgaaaaaaaatggaaaaaatgaggtGCATGCATAGGAGTACTTCGACTACTGGATGTAAGCATGGGAATTTTGTATGCAccggaaaaaatgtatgtatgagaatgtcagcatgggaacggaaaaaagggaaaaaaaatgagttgtaGGCATGGGAGTACTCGAACTACTGGGCGTAAGCATGGGAATattttgtatgcacgggaGAAAATGTCAGCATGGGAAATGTGTGCATGGGAAATGTGAGCATGGGATAGATTGCCCAAAAATTATTACCCTCTCAAAATTGCTCATTTCCGGATCCCCATAGGGatccttttccaaaattaaggGACGGGGGCTGTGAGCTCAGGTTGGATAAAAACTGCTTCGGAAGAGAAGAGTTTGATTTGTAGATGGGTACGGTGACCgatttttatgagaaataAGGCCCTCCCAACCTGGCAGTTCAAGAGTTATAACCCCTTCCGTCCGAAGGATCTGACATGAGTCCTAATAGAAGATGTTTGAGAACAGCCTGCAGCCGACAAAAAATGATGTAGCGAGGGCATGTGTGAAATATGTGTTTACatcgaatttctttttttaaagagtatAAATACATGTTATTATATACTTGAAtgcagttgtgacgtaatttttctacactttttaattttctgtcactacttgaataaccccataaagttgaatattttgaaggcAAGCTTTCGAGAAATAAAACTGTGAAATGCCTTACTAGGTGGAAAGATATGCATTTCCGGGTCCCTATTGGGAgccttttccaaaatttaaagacGGGGAGCAATTTCTTGGGTTTGTTTTGGCTCTCCGAGAGACGCACCGAAGCACGAAACTCGAACGCTCCATCCGACTTGGCGAACTGAAGAAACTGTAGAAATGAAAGAAGCAGTTGAAAGCTTGCAGCCGACGAAAACTAGTGTAGCGAGAGTTACCGCTTGTGGATGCGCGTTTTGAACTACTATGATCAAAAACACACGAACACACACACTTCGCGCGCGCCGCCGCTACATCATTTTTTGTCGGCTGCAGATTATTGATATAAATTTCTATTTCATTACTTCTTCAGATTCTCAAGGCGGAAGGGGAGATTAAATTTAGAATCTCAAAAATACTTTCTACACCATCGTCACTCTGATAATACCAACATCACTCCAATACCAACAACACCCACTACCCCCcgcctttaaaattttggaaaatgatccCGAAAGGGATCTGAAAATCTCATTATTTAGATGAGAGCGTGAGCAAGATGGGAATCTTGATTTTTATCACTAATTTTATAAGTAAcgttattattattatggattttcgaagacttttggatttgaaaatggaaaataaatttttaaaaatgtataaaatatgGACAtcttaaaagttgaaattcgCCAAAACGTTTAAACATCTTTTATCGGTCGTTCTGAAATTAATgttgaatttgttgaaaattttcgaatagccaaaattctttcaatttgTATGTTGTTTTAAAGGCgcttcaaaatagttttcaatatttaaaaacagtgcatttttttggattcaCGGACCATTCTTTAGAccattttgcaaaacttttctttcttatttgagaaatttctcgCAAAATGGTCAGAAGAATTGACCGTAAAACCAAcataattcaatattttcaacaacttaTATCTCAGTGG
This is a stretch of genomic DNA from Caenorhabditis elegans chromosome V. It encodes these proteins:
- the Y49A3A.3 gene encoding tRNA:m(4)X modification enzyme TRM13 (Confirmed by transcript evidence); this translates as MELDSVKQQQQQNACCEYILPIKKRRCKMLVKKGNRFCGEHSIHDQNNTDRMVCPNDGKHTILKADLEIHLTRCNSRIRDAEYIKIDANSIRGETKRTDKIDRRATEDEICTTVHKIWKCYETDVMDRLIVEQQRNELVEQNIAQNSDLNNTKKKQLYQISSILGHIESTGLLPTCSKSCMFELGAGKGQLAYWISKAAPNGNYILMDRSGSRNKFDTAAFRENPNLSMKRFRCSIEHMDLSKIDELKNSEKILAICKHFCGSATDAGIRSLMNSGLQFNAALLIPCCHHKSRFAEYGGHDFLEKWEMNDEASFAALRYIASFATNGAVDTEATEGWKSIHPPLELGRRAKAILEIGRAIWLESVGFKTRVVEYVPPEVSPENLLILALK
- the cyn-1 gene encoding Peptidyl-prolyl cis-trans isomerase 1 (Partially confirmed by transcript evidence), whose translation is MKFLLRASSLAGQSLRFASQRPKVFFDVSIGEEPAGRVTMELFNDVVPKTAENFRALCTGEKGVGEQGVALHFKGSKFHRIIPEFMIQGGDFTRHNGTGGESIYGNKFKDENFDLKHTGPGCLSMANAGPNTNGSQFFICTVDTPWLDGGHVVFGQVTDGMSVVKKIEKMGSRSGAPAKTVTIADCGELKSE
- the Y49A3A.4 gene encoding ShKT domain-containing protein (Confirmed by transcript evidence): MLQLFLSISLVFIHTVLSEKCADAHHDCRLIAVKCLSPNRIEQKLMEIACPLTCGYCINSKTGGTTTSTVPTDEIIKPFKCIDEADDCADRANFCQRKFYKRMMSLQCAKTCKFCVDDDEYEEEETEDSREIHISHLKSKMGEKTVQKLEELKIVDNVIDLLRNATTPTTFMEKKPRRFSKRIENISSEMTDTAECVDRASDCERNQKLCTHRAYSPLFRKICAKTCEYCTSADDIESSGEFL